The nucleotide window TGCTATACTTACATGCAACTGTAGAGCATAATCCTCTTTTTACACTTGGTTCTACTCAGGAGTCAGCTAATATAGTTAATAGAATAAAGTCACctatatttaaaacaagttcCATTCCTGAATTTGGCTGATCTGACAAAGGTAGAAATAATCTGCAATATTCACATGTTTAAGCTTGTAATTACCTGGCAGTGTCTTCCTGGTAGTCACAGTTAATGTGTCCTTACAGTTTTTTAACTAATGCAATTTCACATTCTCTTACGCAGTTGTTTCATGGTAAAGAACAAGTTAGAGAGTCTTTTACTTGAAAAACCTGAGAAACATACCAGCTTTCTTCAAATACAGTGCTTGAGAGTATAGGGTGCTACAAAACAGAGCTGAGGTATAAACCTGAATTCTTCATAAACTCCAGATCCCTGTTGATGTTAACAGAGTTTGGAAGCTGTGCAATAGAGGAGAGTTATAGTTGATTGTCTCATCTTAGTTCCTTTTTGGACACCACACAAAACCACTGAACAAAATTTTCACTAAGtgtgcagcaaagcaaagaaaaaaaaagaataaaggtaTCACAGTGTATTGAATCCAACTGCTATTATCACATTATGTCAACATTAATAGGTTTCTCATATACACTCATCTGCTGTTTGAATTCTAGCTGCATTAAACTAtccaaaaggcagaaagaaactACTGTCTAAGTTAATGGCAAACTACCTCTTGCCTCAAAGTGAGAATTCTATCCAGTAGCTACAGGAAAAATCAGAttatgtaagaaaaaataaggtttacattcttttaaatacaaagaaacagaTGTCTGCATCTTGTATCTGTCTGCTGACTCCAGTTACTCTCAAATTCTTGGAGGATAtataaaactgaatttgaaaagaACAGCAAGTGGAATCAAAACTTAACTGTGCCCTCCAAACCTACTTATTTTACCTGATATTTGCAATGCCTAGTTTACACTGCATCCTCATATTTATGTAGACTTCGCAAGGTATAAGTACTCCAAACAATGCTGAATGTACAAGAGAAACAGTTTCACAAATAGGATATAACATGTGCTTTTCAGGCAAAAATGTCTCCTTACTAACATGCCTCCTTACTATTTTGGTCAATTTTTCAAATGACAAAATAGTCCCTGTCAAGAACTTGGTTacatacacatatttttaacaaaCCCAAGAGTCTCATTTGTTAGATCATTTGAAAAGGATAGGATTTTACTAAGCAGTGTATCTAAGACTCTAGTGTTACCATAGTCCACAACATTTTACAAAGATAActctcatattttaaaatacatgaatacAGTGTTCTTCCTTGTACTAAATGTGATTACTTCCAAGTTTATAAGCATAATCAAGACCTCTTccctggaagaaaaatgcatttttctgtagcTTGCCTTAAAGTGTGATCCAAGACAATTATTATGTTATTGAATgtaaatttttatattaatgGTCCAACAGTGCAGAAGAAACACAGGATAAATCATTGTAAAGGAAGAGAACTGTTCTGGCTTTCTGTCACATGCAGTGCACTTTATCAGCTTAATTACACAATGCTGGCAAATAATTCCATTTATAAATAGTAACACTGCACCTTTGACACTATACTCAATCAAAAAAATAGAtttgctgaaatgaagaaaacgTTCCTGTATAAATTGGAGTATAATTATAAATCAATTCTTTTGTTTCCTCATCTTCACTGGGGAAACGGTGCAGGCTCTTCCGGGCTGTAAAACATTGTAAAAGTACAGATCACTTTACTGTTACCCTCCTTGCCAGTGTCTTTCTTGGCAAAGTAAGTTATTCTGTGTAACATAACAGCAAATGGAATTACAGTAACTTGTATAGGAAAAACTGTGAAGATACATCTTCAGAAAGTTGGTTATAGCACATTTTATTACTGGGGAGGGAgaaatttaattattaatttaaagCCAAGactgtacaaaaatatttatccaTGATGTACTGGCAGTATATACCACAGATACCAGTACTTGTaatactgaaagaaatgcaCCAGCGTATCAGCCTACCGAAGGCTGCAGTGTTAGCATGGACTGTGCTGGTGAGGacaatgaaaactgaattgTTGTCTGGTTTATCATGTTGGCAATTCTACACAAGTTAACATTAACGACAGATGGATATGAAAATGATATTTCAGTAGAATGGTTTAGTTATTAAGTGATCATAGATGGGTTTATTTTTGCCAGCTGAAAATAGTTTACTTTTTTCACCCCGTggtttattttcaaagttaagGAAGACATTCTGCCTTACATTAGCTGAAAACATCAATTACTCATTGCCACATCATGATATGAAGTACTTGGCAGGAGCAGCTGTACACAGACTGGGGAGGTAATGAAGAATAACTTGTGATTTGGTATATGAGATGGGGTAGACACATAAAACTGGCTGACGCAAGTTTGCTCTACTAGAATTGAAGGTCAACAGATCCAAAAGCTAGCGAGATATCTGTGTGGTACTATGCACAAGCTCAttatatgtgtatacatatataaaagaaCTCACATGCACTGTGTCTGAATAGGACTTATAAACAGAGCTAGCACTTATTTTGCCACATTCATTTGGATAATGGCCTGAGCAAGCTTACCTCTGCCTATAAGACACTATGCAGACAGATACTAGAGAATGTAGCAAACAAAACTAGAAAACATGCTGCATTGTAGTATTATgactacaaaagaaaaaacagactcaTACTATACTTTctcctatttttctctttatttttgtcttagTCTCCCGTAACTACCCTatcaaaattcttaaaataaaagcttatgGATACTGACAAGGAATTTTACACGATTTTGCTACCTTTTCGCAAAGGGGAGTAGGACTACATTATGCAAAAAAGAGCCCTGAATTGCACAAAGCACAACTCTCATTTCTACACTCTCACTGACCAGGTCAGCACAAGTTGCATTTCTTTAAGCCGCTGTGTGTTTTCTCCAATTAGGTGACTCTTTTGGTTAGAGAGCAAATCTAGAGACCAAACTCAATTAGGTTGTTGATTATGTTCCTCACAGTCCCAATAGATCAGGTAAGACAATTTCACAAATAAccaatttaaaatatgaaaattattatttcagcaGAATGGTTTAGTAAGTATAAATAAAGGAATAAAGTAAGCTTGATCCTTTCAAATACTCTTGTATTTACATCCTGCTTATTTAAAGCAAATAGACCAGAAGTGTCATAAATTATCAAAATTTTACACACTAGTTACTTCCAGCTTCTTAGGGTATAACCAAACATATTAGAAGCTCTGTAAAATTCAAAAACTTCTTGTGCTGTCTATAGTATGTAATTGTTGGGCACCATATGGTACCCCTTTGATACATCTGTATACTGCCCAAGCAGTATTTATAATCTTGGTGCATATATTCTGCAAGCAAAACTGAGAATACATTGAATGACTGTAACTCAGTTTGGAACTGAAGAAACCTCTGGAATTATGAAtggagtatttttttcatttcactgtctTTGTGCAAGGGAGGCTAAAATGCTACAGTGATCATTCGAAATGGTAGAAAGTCACAGTACAAACAATGCTTTTGAGCCAATCTACTGAAAAGAGTTTGTGGAATTCCTGGCCTTTTGATGTCACTTTTACTAAGCCATTCTATTTCTAGTAGTCCTTGGTTTTTTATAAGCCTATAAAGCTTGCAGAGTAATCTTCTCAGAAAGCAGTAAGAGGTACTGAACTTTGACAGCTGAAAAAGAGGTCTGTCATCTTCAAAGATTTTCACTAATGCTTCACTCTAAAAAACCAACGTTTATAGATAATAAACTTTTTACCTTCATTAATAAAGAAGTCAGCTATATAATACGCTGCTCTTATAGCTGATGGGGAATGTGGAATGCCTGGTGAATTCTTCCACTCaaaaggatttttctctggATGCCACTGGACACCATAAATTGGGTATTTGTATGCTGCAACAAACACAAAGCACGTAAGCAAGGTCTATGCCTTAATAATTATGTGCTTAGTCTCACTGCAAAAGAAACTCAAAGGATAAGCTACAAAAATACCTCACTTAACAGTTTCACAAAAGCTTAAACAACAAGTTGAAACTCTGTTAAAGTCACAGTagaactgaagggaaaaaatgtataTTGTAAAAGAAAGGTCTTGTTCCATGCAAGATTTTTGTACAATGCTTTTTTGATTattcatttcagaatttttatatacacacacacacacactaaaaaataatgttacaaGTGTACCAGTCTCAAAACTTCCTATCTACTGCCAGCATCACTCAACATACAATACTCACAGCCACACAGGGTATCCCTTGCAGTTCTGCGGGACAGATCCAAGTCTTAGGATCTCCTTGAAGGCCCAGTCAATCCAGAGGCAGCTCCCATCTGCTCTGTGCCAGGCCCAATACACACAGGGAGAAGCCAGTCCTTAACTCTCTTACAGAGAatagcagcacagcagctgatGACTGCTCTGTGATAAACCGCTTGCAGGCACGGGAGATGTCTGTCATTAGCCTAATTAGGTTTTCTGATCAAACTGCTATTCTTTGCTTCTGGAGGACAGCCAGTATGCCCTACAGAAGAATCCCATGGGCCGACAGCTGGGCCTTACGGTAGAGCTGCTAGTAGTGCACTGATCAAGATAAACCACTCCCTAAAGAGCTAACTTGTTTCTTAAGCTGAGCAAGCCTAGTGCAAAACATATGCGACACAAGGCGAGTAACACAAAAGGGTTTTGGAGGAGGGCAATTACCAGTATTGCTGCTAAAGTAACGAGGGATGTTGCTGTTACCTCGGTACTCTGAATTGTTCTTCCCATACAGGAAACAGATATAGAGCATCACAGGAATGCAAGCATAAGCAGACAGAAAGCAAGGTGCAGCAGAGGCACATTGCACTGTGAAGGGATTAAACTACTACAGGATGAGTGCTGTAGACTTCACATCACAGTACTCAAAGTGTAACAGCATATCTGGAAGGGGAACAGCAGGTGAGAGAAGTAAGTAATTAGGCTCACAGGCATGTACTCAAAAGATAAAATATCCCCACAAACGGAGTATGTTCTTTACAGCCAGGGCACTGACAGGGCTGATGCTCACCCTGCTATTCTAACAGCAAGCTTGCAGTTCAAATTAACATCAGTGTCACAACACCTCTAAAGAACTAGTTTGTTACAGTCACAGTTTACAAAGGAAATTCATTTCCCTACCTTCCATGGTAGATATAAACTCCACTTCTTCAATGGTGTTAGTGGTCAGAACATTATAGAAATTACGAAGCTTTTCATTCTTTGTGAAATTCTGTGataagagggggaaaaaaaaaaaaggtgttatttGCTCATTTATTTCTAGTTTTAACAGAGCAAATGCATTTGTgtttaggaaataaaatgatCAAATACCTTCATGGAGAGGCTCCACATATGAAAGTTTGATGTCAACGGCTCAGTAGCAAATGCATGTAATACATCATCAGGGAAATTCTTGAATAATCTACTGTCTTTTGCAgctattacaaagaaaaatgaagaaaggatgTTGTCCATTACCCAAGCTGCTAACAGATGGACTAATACTGAACATAAgacaaatttaataaaatactgcattaaagtaaactttttttctgtggtatAACTTTATGATTTTAGAATACGCTGCAAGGAAAATCAGTGAAATAACTACAACAGATTTCCAATATGCTTTTACCACTGTCCTTCAGTCTTGTGCCAGAGAGGACCCAACTTTGCTACTTAAGTTCTCACTAAAATAAGCATCATTCTTTGCCACTCATTTCAGTCACTTTTCCATTCACAGTGAGGACAAATGACAGTATTTGTGAATGCTACATGGTCCGCAGATGGATTACTCACAAATTAAAGGATAAAGTATCAACAGAGGTCACATTTTACCACTGCTGCGAAGTGGCACAGCTCTACCTTAAGGGATCTCTCCGATTTCAGTACTGTACAAGTAGGACAGCAAAGCTAATATTCATCATTAGGAAAGATGCAAtttgaaaaatttttaaaaaaatttaaaaatttaccTGCTCTCCGAGTTTGATAGGTTTTGGACCCATTAAATTTGTTCAGCTCAGTAACAAAAAGGGACCTAAACCCACATTATTTTTGTGGGTCCAAATTATCAAATGATTCAAAGAGCCACAACTATGGTTTTTGCTGACTGCTGTTGGTTTCAAACGGCTTGTGCTCACATCTCTTTAGAAGTGATAAAGTTGCACTGACTTTATAAAAACAGTCATGGCAACCTAATAAGAAagaatttaacaaaataatCATCAGAAACCTCCCAAACATTCACCCCTGCATATTTAtcacaaataaaacacaacacCTCTCAGAAAACTCAGACATGAGATGTAACGGATTATTCACCTGAGGTAAAGTTCAGAGGAAGTGCAGAACCCTGTGTCTTGGTATTAACAAGTAAAACTTCGCCACTTGTCAGATACGTAAGCTCTTCGTGTCCAAGACATGTTCCCCATACTGGGAAATAATCTCCTTTATCGTTagccttcaaaataaaaagcaacaacatAAGGAAAAAGTACTGAAGATTTACAGAAGGAAGATTGAAGAGAACTTCCTACTCTTTTCGCTTTCTCTTGTGTaggtgagaaataaaactactaCAGTAGTACAAATTGCAACCAGAGGAATTGTAACAGTTCAATTACAATTGAAATAAACACACTCCCTTAGTTTTCCTCCTAAAATATGAAGGCTAGGGGATATACACATGTCCATTGAAGCTGTAAACTGAGCCTAATGTTGATATTAATTTCACTGTTCTGTTCTACCAGTAAGTAATATTGAGAGCAGCCTATAGAGAAACCACAAAATGGCAACATTTCTATAAAAAAGGCAATCATAAGAAGGGACACAAACCAATTTGTCACCATTTTGAGGGAAACCCTATTCATTACAACTCATACTTTCATATGAAGTGCATTATGATCACACACCAAGGGCCCTCTGCAATGTTTGTATGCCTGTGCCCACCCAtctgttttaagaaaacataaatCCTATTACTAGCATGGCTACAGTCTTCAGTAACATACTTATATGCGTGTTTAACTAGCAGGTTTGGACCTGTGTTCCAGAAAGATAAACTGTGAATTTAAGCAACATGAAAAAGTGACAatcattttcaaaagaataaaaattggGAATAAGTGcaaaaacaagagaagaaagcaaaaaggggaaaaggaaataaaaaagagaatacAGCTACCTTCCTGTCACTTAACTAAGCCCACTGTATATACACACAGtggaaatttgcttttttgtaCGGTTTATTCCTGATACTAAGTGCATATTAGAGACTGGGGTGTTTCAGAACTCCTGTTTCTGTGAAATCCGTGTAGTCTTTCTTAACTTgtttgtaaacatttttaagttGTGCTCACACAAAGAGCTGCTGCTCAAAAGCCATTTTTGAGAAAGCTGAAATGAcaggcttaaaataaaaatgttacccTCCTGCATTACTGGTGGTATTATAATAAGAGCCCATATAACTACTACTTCTCAGAGCAAAACATGGAAGATTTACAGAAAGAAGGCTAATAGTTCTGCAGAGTTTTCATGACCACCATCATGCATGGCTAGAGACACAGAACTTGCAACTCCACTGTCTTTTCTTCATGTAAGTGAGGAATAAAACCACTAATGGCAAAAAAACGGGCTACAGTTTAAGAACAATTACAACTGAACTGTAAATGTTTTGTGcccccacccctttttttttaataaacattagCCTGCAGGCTAAGAATATATTAAACAACACCCAAgacatcacattttaaaaaaatactttaaaagctggaaaacagtATTCCATTTAGGTTTTTGCCTAGCTAGTAAAATTCTATTGACTTGGATGGGGATTAGCATTTTGCATCTTCCATTCATATTAAAGCAGAGCCAGACCAAGTAATTTCTCATTGtgaacatttgaaaatgaagggaaaaaggagccctcatacactttaaaaaaatccataaaattCAGTCAATTCTGTACCTGGTAATACACTCTTGAGTATTGTAGCTCAACTTACATTAGTAAAATTGCCAAAATTTTACAGTGTTAAGTCTCAAAAGATGAAAATCAAAACACACAACCATCACAAATAGCACAGAAAAACCCCTAACTTATTATTGAGGGTTACCTATGATGAACCCAAAattgttttctgcctttcactCACCTGAATTACACATACCATCAAATAAACCTGCCTCTCCAACCATAAAATTATGACATAAGCAATTCAGTTAATCATTGTGAAATGTCAACAGAATTTCATAATAGTAGCGCAAACCACAAGAAACCGTCACCCCATACTGAATAGCAAGACACAGGTAGCACTTAACACAGTGAGCAGTTTCAAAGAGACAGATGAGATTAATCGTCTTACAAAAAAATGAGATAGTCTTTGCAAGATTCAGGTTTAAGGTGACTAACAATCACCACAAAtaaagacaaacaaaagaacACCACCACTGGTGCCATGAGGATCGAAGAGTAGGAAACTTAATTACTGAACTGCAAACAGCTAACTGGTCCTATGAATGCCACTGCTTGCACTTTCTTTGCCTGCTATTGGAAAGCTGGCAGTAAGGGTAGAAGAGGAATTCCTCACTGCCAGTGAGTGCTTCTACCATGGCAACGGTTTAAGCACTACTCATAACTGGCTCTAGAATGG belongs to Haliaeetus albicilla chromosome 3, bHalAlb1.1, whole genome shotgun sequence and includes:
- the GGH gene encoding gamma-glutamyl hydrolase gives rise to the protein MGRLAGLPPVPAAATLLLLLRCAAAASLVLRGRLAKGNERPIIGILSQECHFKKFHKFGSSYIAASYVKFLESAGARVVPIRLNLSDEEYDKIFHSINGVLFPGGGVDLKTSEYSRVAKIFYHKALEANDKGDYFPVWGTCLGHEELTYLTSGEVLLVNTKTQGSALPLNFTSAAKDSRLFKNFPDDVLHAFATEPLTSNFHMWSLSMKNFTKNEKLRNFYNVLTTNTIEEVEFISTMEAYKYPIYGVQWHPEKNPFEWKNSPGIPHSPSAIRAAYYIADFFINEARKSLHRFPSEDEETKELIYNYTPIYTGTFSSFQQIYFFD